One genomic window of Paramormyrops kingsleyae isolate MSU_618 chromosome 22, PKINGS_0.4, whole genome shotgun sequence includes the following:
- the LOC140581641 gene encoding uncharacterized protein — MPFQMTSCLKTGNGNSSGFNHNKRLNTQKNGKHEEYDRKLVADPHCKLVEEFFEQIRDSKELTELVKKHSGFEIKLKEPKGYAVRITDLDGTVYWGRDEMLESWSELYLPEPTEMVVIGAIDNFPSLAEGLQLIVLVDSQGRVYFYENEVLHLIAESLKDFFKKGATFPPIESYKYGQYTAPESEEEYLKLLDEMGLARIDKSTEDFVQNKDRDLTELLDFLECF, encoded by the exons ATGCCATTTCAAATGACTAGTTGTCTGAAAACAGGAAATGGAAATTCATCTGGCTTCAACCACAATAAAAG gCTCAACACACAGAAGAATGGGAAGCATGAAGAGTACGATCGTAAATTGGTGGCAGATCCCCATTGTAAATTGGTTGAAGAATTCTTTGAGCAAA TCAGAGACTCGAAGGAACTTACTGAGCTAGTGAAGAAACACAGTGGgtttgaaattaaattaaaggaaCCAAAAGGCTATGCAGTCAGAATCACAGATCTGGATGGAACCGTCTACTGGGGAAGAGATGAGATGCTGGAGAGCTGGAGTGAGCTGTACCTTCCTGAGCCAACGGAGATGGTCGTCATTGGTGCCATCGATAACTTCCCATCTTTGGCAGAAGGGCTGCAGCTCATCGTGCTGGTAGACAGCCAGGGTAGAGTCTACTTCTATGAGAACGAGGTCCTGCATCTTATAGCCGAAAGTTTGAAAGACTTCTTCAAGAAGGGTGCAACTTTTCCTCCCATTGAGAGCTACAAATATGGACAGTACACTGCACCAGAG TCTGAAGAAGAGTATTTGAAACTACTGGATGAGATGGGCCTTGCAAGGATTGACAAGAGTACAGAGGACTTTGTGCAGAATAAGGACAGAGATTTAACAGAATTGTTGGATTTCCTTGAATGTTTCTAG